CCTCGACGTCCTCAGGGACATCGCCCGCACCACCGACATCACGATGCTCTGTGTGACGCACGAGATGAACTTCGCCCGGGACATCTCCGACCAGGTCCTGATGTTCGACGCGGGCCGGGTCATCGAGGCGGGACCGCCGGAGCAGATCTTCGGCTCACCGGAGCAGGAACGCACGCGGGAGTTCCTGAGCGCGGTGCTGTAGGGACTTTCCCCAGCTCTCGACGACGGGGCATGACTTTGGCATATGCCAGCGTGTCAGCGCCGCAGTTGAGGGGGCCGAAGGTGCAACACATTCTCGTCAACAACCCCTCCCCCCGGCCCCCTTGGCCGCTATCGTGGAGGTGATTCGCTGCCAGATCAGGAATCACGGCCAGAAAGGCGACCAGGGGGGAAACCGTGGCGCTGAAGCACGAGCCGACCGTGCCGTACCACTCGGCCCAGGAAGCGTTGCGCGTCCTGGAGACGGTGGCGCGGCACTCCACCGGTGTCACCGACGCCGAACTCGCCCGTCAGACCGGACTCACCGCGGAGCGGCTGACCACACTCCTGCGCATGCTGCGCCGCGAGGGCTACGTCGAGCAGATCGCCGACGGGGCGTACGTCACGGGCGACGCCCTGACCCGCCTGGGCTCCACGCACCACCGCGAACAAGCCCTGCGCGACCAGCTCCAGCGCACCCTCGACCGGCTCCGCGACTCCGTCGGCGCCGCCGTCTACATCAGCCGGTACGTGGACGGCGAGGTCACGATCACCCAGTACGCCGACGGCCCCGCCACCCCGTCCGTCAACGAGTGGGTCGACTTCCGCTCCTCCGCCCACGCCACCGCGCTCGGCAAGAGCCTGCTCGGCCAGCTCGACCACAACGGCCGGCGCGACCACCTCTCCCGGCACAAGATGGCCCGGCTCACCTCGCGCACCATCACCAGCGACAAGCTGCTGCTCTCCCGCCTGGAGGCACAGCCGCCCACGGTCCCGATGCTCGACCTCCAGGAGTACGCGATCGGCACGGTCTGCGCGGCCGTCCCGATCACCGCCGGCTCCATGGCGGGCTGTCTGGCCCTCTCCCTGCCCGTCGAGCACGCCCACCGGCTCCGCCAGGCCGCCGAGACCCTGAACAGGAACGCGGCACCGGTACTGCTGTCGCTCGCGATCTGACGCCCGTCCGACAGATGGCCCGGCGGGTGCTCCCGGCATGGTCCGGAGCACCTCCGCGGACCGGGTAGTATTTTCTCCGTCGCCAGCCGCCGAAGGCGGAGGGCGGGAGTCATGCGCCGCTAGCTCAGTTGGTTAGAGCAGCTGACTCTTAATCAGCGGGTCCGGGGTTCGAGTCCCTGGCGGCGCACGATGACGGTGGCGGCTTGTGTTCGCAGAAAGCGCGAACGCAAGCCGCCACCGTTGTGTTTTGTGCGGCGAAGCCGCGCGTTGCGGGGGTTCCGCCACCCGCACCCCCCTCAGGAAGGGCCCCTCGTGGAAACGAGGGGCCCTTCGGCGTCCTCTGGCGTGAGCCTTCTGTACGTCGCCTTTCCCGGTGGCCGCCACCACACCGGATCGGCGCATCGGATCCCCTCCCGCCGCAGCAGCGCCCGGTGGATCTTGTTCGTGGCGGTGACGGGCATCCGCTCCAGGACCCGTACGAACCGGGGCGCCATCTTCGTCCCCAGATCGGGCTGGGCGAGCAGGAACTCGGCGAAACCGAGCGGATCGAAGGACCCGGCCAGCGCCGCCATCACCTGGTCCCCGGTCACCGGATCCGGCACCGCGTAGACGGCCACGGCGGCCGCTCCCTCGTACCGGGCGAGGATGTTCTCGATCATCGCGGCGGCCAGGTTCTCGCTGTCGACGCGGAGCCGGTCGTCGGTGCGGCCCGCGAAGTACAGGAAGCCTTCGCGGTCGCGGTAGAAGAGGTCGCCGGTCCAGTACTCCCCGTCGTCCCGGCGCCGCTCCGCCTCCGCCGCCGGGTTGCGCCAGTAGCCCTCGAAGGGGTTGGGGCCCCGGTTGACCAGCTCGCCGATCGCCTCTTCGCCGTTCAGCAGCCGTCCGGCCGGGTCGAGAACGGCCGGCGGACACTCGGCGCGTGTCTCCTGGTCGAGGACGACGAGACCGGGCGCCGCCCGCCCGACCGCCCCCGCCGGAGTCCCCGGCGACCACTGCACGGCCGCCCCGCCCTCCGAGGAGCCGTACCCCTCCACCAGCCGTACCCCGAACCTCCGTTCGAAGGCGGCCGCGTCCACCGCCCCCGCCTCGGTGCCGAAGCCGAGCCGCAGCGCGTGCTCCCGGTCGTCGGGGCGCGGCTCGGTGGCCAGGACGTACTGGATCGCCCGGCCCACATAGGTGAAGTACGTCGCCCGGTAGTGCCGTACGTCCGCCAGGAACCCGGACGCGGAGAACCGCCGTCGCAGCGCCACCCCGGCCCCGGCCGCCAGTGCGGGCGCCCAGTCGGCGATCACCGCGTTGCCGTGGAACATCGGCATGCAGACGTAGTGCACGTCGTCCCGGCGCACGGAGAACTGTCCGGCCAGGGAGCGCCCCGCGGCGGCCAGCCGGCCCTGGGTGCAGATCGCGGCCTTGGGCGCGCCGGTCGAGCCGGAGGTGAAGTAGAGGAGGAGCCGGTCGGCGGGGGTGGCCCGGGAGGGGTCGGGGCGGGCGTCCGCGTACGGGGCGAGCAGGTCGTCGTACTCCGGGGTGCCGGTGATCAGCAGGCGGACCCCGGGCAGGTCGAGGCCCCTGAGGAGGGGGAGGTGGGTGTGCTCGGTGATCAGCAGCCGGCACTCGGTGTGCAGGATGTCCCGGGCCAGTTCGGGGCCCCGCCGGGTGGGGTTGATCCCGGCGACGGCCGCGCCGGCGAGGGCGGCGGCCGACAGCCAGAGCGGGAACTCCGGGGTGTTGTCCAGCAGGACCCCGAGATGCGGCGGACCGTCCGACGGCAGCAGGTCGGCCAGCAGCGCCGCACGGGCGGCGGCACCGGCGGCGACCTCGTGATGGGTGAGGACGGTGTCCTCGAGGCTCGCGGGGTTCTGGCACCACAGCCCGGGCCGGTGGTCGCCCCACCGGGCCGCTACCAGTTCGGCGACGGACTCCATGGCGGCGCACGGTAGTTGACGTACCGTCAGATGTGGAGGGCTACGGCATGAAGACGTCCGCCTCGGCGAACATCCAGTGGGCGGTGACCATGAAGAAGACACAGAAGGCGATGGCCACGCCGAGGAAGAGCAGCAGGCAACCCGACTCGGCGAGGAGCCTGCCGCGGGCGGGCGCCTTGGCCGTGGCCTCCTCGGGGTGGTCGGCCGCGTAGTGGACGGTGACGATGTCACCCTCGATGGTCGTCCCCGGGCCGTTCGCCTCCTCGAAGCGGACGGCCCGGCCCTCGCGGGTGGTGAACTCGTAGACGTGGTGCAGGGTCGTGCTGACCATCGTGTCGCCGCCGCCGCTGGTCGTCGTGTACGACCGCAGACAGCGCGCCTCCGCGGTGAGACCGCCGTTCCAGGCCCGGGCGACCCGCCGGGAGCGGCGGACCAGCCCGAACACGCCGAACAGCAGGCCGGCGATCATGATCGACGGCACCAGGTAGAAAAAGGCTTCCATGAGCTCCCCCGAGATCCAGGCGCCGACCTGGTCGTGTCGGCGTGCAGGGAACGTACCCGCGCGCGGACCCGGGGGAGCTCAAGCCATGCTCAGAACGTGACGTCGGAGCAGGCGTAGAACGCGTTGGTCGTGTCGGCGACCGTCCACACCGCGACGATCACGTGACGTCCGCTGAGCCCGGACGGCAGCGTGCCGCTGTGCGAGAGGGTGGACGGGGGCCGCTGACCGCCGTAGGGCACGGTCAGGAACGGGGTGAGGTTGAGGTCGGAACGGGCCAGGTTGTGGTTCTGGTTCCAGCCCTGCTTGGTGACGTAGTACTTGAAGTCGGTCGTGGCGTGCATCGCGGTGAACTGCCACCGGAAGGTGTAGCTCTGACCGCCGGTCACCTTGGTGGCCGGCCACGCCCCGCCCGAGGGGGTCTTCGGGCTGTCGAGCTGGGCGAAGCGGGTGTTGTTCGCGGAGCAGATCCTTCCGTCGGCCGCGCCGGACGCCGGGAAGCCCTTCGGGCCCTCGACGCTCTGCGGCTCCCACTGGATGTCACCGCAGTTGGTGACGGAGCCGTTCTGGCAGAGCTTCTGCCGGCTGATGGGGAGGTCGGTGTAGCCGTGGCCGCTCGCACCCCCGGCGGTGAGCACGAAGGCTCCCGCCGTGGTGAGTCCGAGCGCGGCGGCGTACCACTTGGTCTTTTTGCGCATGCTGCCGCTCCTGGAGAACGTGGGGAGTTCACTGAGCCGAGCTGTGCAGGTCTAGACCAAGTTCGAGATTATTGCCGTTTCTTGGCTGTGTCCATATCAAAGACGTGTCCGGACCGTCAGGGCCCCTGTTCCCCGCGCCCCGAGCAGAAGGCGACGGTCAGGTCCTTCACCAGCGCCTTGCGCTCGTAGTCGTCGAGTTCCACGAGTCCGCGCATGGTCAGCCGGGTCACCGTGTCCTCCACCGAGTCCACGACCGAGGTCAGCACGCTCGCCCGGTGCTGGGCGTCGAGCGCGGCGATCCGGCGGCGGTGCATCGCGGCGGCGACCTCGGGGGCGTACTCGATCCGCAGCGGCCGCACCGAGAACACCTCCAGTCCGATCGCGCCCGCGTCCTGCGCGACCCGCCTGGTCAGCGCCTCCCCGGCCGCCTCCACCGAACCGCGTCCCGCGCCCGGCGTCTCCACCGGGATCCGGGCCAGGGCCGCCTCGACGCACTCGCGCAGATATGTCTCGTGGTCCTCTACGCCGAGCGTGGCCCGCGCGGTGTCCCGCACCCGCCACACCACGAGCGTCACCACGCGCAGCGCGACCCCGCTGCCGTCGGCGGCGGGCATCGGCTCACTGCGCCAGTGCCGCAGCCGTACATCCACCCGGCGGCGCAGCAGCAGCGGGTTGACCCACAGCAGGCCGGTGCGCCGCACGGTCCCCCGGTAGCGGCCGAACAGACCGAGCACCCAGGCCCCTCCGGTCCGCCCGCGGGCCAGACCGCCGAAGCCGAACAGCCCCAGGGCGCCCGCCCCCGCGTACGCCGCCCACTGCACCGGACCGAGGCCGGCGCCCGCGAACCCCGGCAGCCGCAGCGCCTGCGCCGCGTGCGGCGGCAGCACCCCGGCCCACCACGAGGCCGCCACACAGCCGGCCGCCCCGCACATCCCGGCGAACACGCCCGCCGCGCCGGGCAGTACCCGGGCCGGCCGCTCCACCAGGTCCGGGTCGACCTGCGCCACCGGGCGGGGTTTCGCCGGCGTCGGCCGGCGCAGTCGCGGCTGCTCGCCGGTGCTCGCCCGGCTGCCCACCACGGCGGCCCCGAGCGGCACGGGCCGCGACTCGGGCTCGTCGCGGAACAGCAGATGGACGGGGATCTCGGTGGTCACCTCGTTCTGGATGAGCCGGGGGGGCCTGGACGGTCCCTCGGACTCGGGCGTTTGTGAAGTGGTCGTGTTCATTGCGTGCCTCCAGCCTCCGCGCCAGATACGCCATGACAGTGAGAGGGGATCAAGGGAATCAAGGGAGCGGGCGGGTCCCAGCAGGCCCGAGCGGGTTTCGCGCGGCACCCGCTCCGGTCTACGAGAAGAGCCGCCGCCAGGTCTCCGGGCCCGGGTAGCCGTCCGCCGCGCCGCCCCGCCAGCCCTGGGCGCGCTGGAAGGCCTCGACCCCGCGCCGGTCCGCCTCGCCCCAGTGCGGTCCGGGACCCGTCGTGTAGTACTTGCCGAACCCCTTCTTCGCCAGTTGTCTCCCCAGCTGGGTGACGTACGCGTTCTGCGCGCCGGGCCGGAACATGCCCCGGCCGGGGTATGCGGGGACCCGCGACACCGAGGCTGCGGCGGGCGCGCCGGCCGCCCCGGTCGCGGGATACCCGCCGATCCCACCGCCGGAGCCGGAGCCGGTCGTCGGGGCCTGCCCGAAGGTGATGTTCCTGCCCTGACCGGAGATCAGCAGGGCCCAGGTACTCGGGCCGGGGATGCCGTCGGCGTCGGCGCCGCGCCAGCCCTGGGCCTGCTGGAAGGCCAGGGTGGCCCAGCCGTCGGACGCCGACCACCTCGGGCCCGGGCCCGAGGCGTAGAAGCGTGCGCCGCCGCGCTCGACGAGGAGCCGGCCGAGCTGGGTGACGTACGGGTTGTTCGCGCCGGGCCCGAAGGCCAACCGCCCCGGGAACGACGTCGTCGTGGCACCCCCGGCGCCGGGCCTGTTCCCGCTGCCGGTGCTCGTGCCGATCTGTTCCACGGAGCCGGAAGTGACCGCCGTGAGGCCCTTGTAGCGGTAGGGCACGTAGCGGTCGGAATTGCTCCAGTAGGCGTAGGGAGTGGGCTGCCGGCGCGTGGTCGGGCGGGTCTGCTCGTAGACGAGGTAGTAGGTGTGCGTGTAGTCCGTCCAGCCGCCGAAAATGACGACGTGCGAGCCTTTCTCGGGGTCGGACGGGTTATGGAACAGCAGAATGTCGCCGGGCTGGAGCTCCTCCTTGGTAATCCGTGTCCCGAACTGGTGGAGGCTGCCCGTCCACTCGTTCCCGGGCAGGTTCCAGGCCTTGGAGACGAAGCCCGAGCAGTCCTGCCGGTAACCGTCGTACCAGTAGGTGCTCATGCTGTACGGCACCTCTGCCGAAACCCATTCCTTGGCCCGTCTGATGATGTCCGCCCGGGTTGTCGGGGGCGTTTTCACCGGTCCCGCCAGTCCCCCCGGTCGGGCCGGCTGCCCGGCCGGACCGTGCAGCGGCGCTTTGCGGCCCTGCGGGGTATCGGGCTCGTCACCTGCGGGTACGCCGGGCCGGTCGGAGGACTGCGGGGCCGCGAAGGCGGGCACCGCGTGGGCGGTACCGAGCGCGGCGGCCGCCGCCGTGGCGACGACCACGACGCGATGGGCGGCCGGGTGACCGCCGAACCGGGCGGGCGGGGAATTCGACCCCACCCACCGCCGAGATACGCATCCGGGGCACTCGCAGTCTCTCTCGGGCTCGAATTCCTCGAATACCGGAGAGCCCATGCGATTTCCCTCACACTCCAGCTGGAAATGTCCGCGACTGTGCACGTCCGCCAGTTTCTCAACTGTCTTCCCGACGCGCATGCTGACGGTCCGAATGATGTACGCGGCACCCGCCTGGCCCAGTGGTGCGGCGGCCCGGCGGCCGGGTGGTCCGGGGCACCCCCGGGGGTCCTGTAGAGTTATGACGTCAGCAGGCGCCGCTAGCTCAGTTGGTTAGAGCAGCTGACTCTTAATCAGCGGGTCCGGGGTTCGAGTCCCTGGCGGCGCACAGACACCGAAGGCCCTTCGCGAAAGCGAGGGGTCTTCGTTCGTATGCGCACACACAGCGGTATGTCGCATCCGCGTGCGAATAACCACACCGGTTCCATGAAGTCCACGACACTCCCACATGCGACACAATGCGCCCGTATGCCCGGTAAACAGAGTGTTTCCCATCTTGCGATCATGCTGAGGCCCATAGAACCCTGGATATCAATCTGCTGCGGATACGCGGCAGTTGGGGGGATTTACACGCGGTCTCGAGCCGCGTGTGGGGGGATGATTCATGACGGTGCCCGCGCACCACCATTCCGGGCGTTCCGGCGGCACGGTGACCTACCACCGCCTCAGAAAATCTCTGCCGAAGTACGACTACGAGCACTACAGCAGGCTGGCGGGACCCCTCACCCAGCCGGAGCCGGGCGGACCGTACACCGTCCGCTACCGCTCGCTGCTGGCCCAGGAACCGCACCGGATCCGGGCCGCGCTGATGCTCTGCGCGGCGCCGCTGCTGTCGGTGGTGCTGCTGGTGTGGCTGCTGCGGCCGGCGCACTGGACCGAGCGCGACCACCCGGCGCACGGCTTCCTGCCGGTCCTCGACCTGGTGATGCTGGTGTCGATCGGCCTGATCGAGTTCTTCCGCTGCCTGAACGTGCTGTCGAACGCGCACGCCACCCTGGTCGCCCGCGACCCCGTCCCGGTGGTGCCCGAGACCGGCACCCGCGTCGCCTTCCTCACCTCCTTCGTCCCCGGCAAGGAACCCCTGGAGATGGTGACGAAGACCCTCGAGGCGGCCGTCCGGCTGCGTCACCAGGGGCTGCTGCACATCTGGCTGCTCGACGAGGGGGACGATCCGGAGGTGAAGGAGGTCTGCGTGCGCCTGGGCGTGCGCCACTTCAGCCGCAAGGGCGTCGAGCGCTGGAACCGGCCGTCGGGCCCGCACCGCGCGAAGACGAAACACGGCAACTACAACGCCTGGCTGGAGGCGCACGGCGATGCCTACGACTACTTCGCCTCCGTCGACACCGACCATGTACCGCTGCCCAACTACCTGGAGCGGATGCTGGGTTACTTCCGCGACCCGGACGTCGGCTTCGTCATCGGCCCGCAGGTCTACGGCAACTACGACACCTTCGTCACCAAGGCCGCCGAGTCCCAGCAGTTCCTGTTCCACGCCCTGATCCAGCGCGCCGGAAACCGCTACGGCGCCCCGATGTTCGTCGGCACCTCCAACGCCGTACGGATCGGCGCGCTGAAGCAGATCGGCGGGCTGTACGACTCGATCACCGAGGACATGGCCACCGGCTTCGAGATGCACCGCACGCGCAATCCGGCCACGGGACGGAAGTGGCGGTCCGTCTACACCCCGGACGTGCTCGCGGTGGGCGAGGGTCCGGCCGCCTGGACCGACTTCTTCACCCAGCAGCTGCGCTGGTCCCGCGGCACCTACGAGACGATCCTCAAGCAGTACTGGAAGGGCTTCTTCAGCATGCCGCCGGGCAAGCTCTTCAACTACACGATGATGATCGTCTTCTATCCGATGTCGGCCCTCAACTGGATCCTGGCGGCGCTGAGCTGCGCGCTGTTCCTGGGGCTCGGTGCCTCGGGCGTGAACATCGACCCGGCGGTGTGGCTGATGCTGTACGGCAACGCCTCCGCGCTCCAGATCGGCCTG
The sequence above is a segment of the Streptomyces asoensis genome. Coding sequences within it:
- a CDS encoding glycosyltransferase family 2 protein — its product is MTVPAHHHSGRSGGTVTYHRLRKSLPKYDYEHYSRLAGPLTQPEPGGPYTVRYRSLLAQEPHRIRAALMLCAAPLLSVVLLVWLLRPAHWTERDHPAHGFLPVLDLVMLVSIGLIEFFRCLNVLSNAHATLVARDPVPVVPETGTRVAFLTSFVPGKEPLEMVTKTLEAAVRLRHQGLLHIWLLDEGDDPEVKEVCVRLGVRHFSRKGVERWNRPSGPHRAKTKHGNYNAWLEAHGDAYDYFASVDTDHVPLPNYLERMLGYFRDPDVGFVIGPQVYGNYDTFVTKAAESQQFLFHALIQRAGNRYGAPMFVGTSNAVRIGALKQIGGLYDSITEDMATGFEMHRTRNPATGRKWRSVYTPDVLAVGEGPAAWTDFFTQQLRWSRGTYETILKQYWKGFFSMPPGKLFNYTMMIVFYPMSALNWILAALSCALFLGLGASGVNIDPAVWLMLYGNASALQIGLYLWNRRHNVSPHEPEGSGGVAGMAMSALSAPVYARSLMDAVLRRRSRFVVTPKGDSASPDTLFGTFRIHLFFVLVFAVSIGAGFVFGHAHPAMTVWATFALLVTASPIVAWRMLLRETADGRGRGAEPHEPRGPAARVPVALPVGPGGREK
- a CDS encoding DUF3592 domain-containing protein — translated: MEAFFYLVPSIMIAGLLFGVFGLVRRSRRVARAWNGGLTAEARCLRSYTTTSGGGDTMVSTTLHHVYEFTTREGRAVRFEEANGPGTTIEGDIVTVHYAADHPEEATAKAPARGRLLAESGCLLLFLGVAIAFCVFFMVTAHWMFAEADVFMP
- a CDS encoding IclR family transcriptional regulator, with protein sequence MALKHEPTVPYHSAQEALRVLETVARHSTGVTDAELARQTGLTAERLTTLLRMLRREGYVEQIADGAYVTGDALTRLGSTHHREQALRDQLQRTLDRLRDSVGAAVYISRYVDGEVTITQYADGPATPSVNEWVDFRSSAHATALGKSLLGQLDHNGRRDHLSRHKMARLTSRTITSDKLLLSRLEAQPPTVPMLDLQEYAIGTVCAAVPITAGSMAGCLALSLPVEHAHRLRQAAETLNRNAAPVLLSLAI
- a CDS encoding peptidoglycan-binding protein is translated as MGSPVFEEFEPERDCECPGCVSRRWVGSNSPPARFGGHPAAHRVVVVATAAAAALGTAHAVPAFAAPQSSDRPGVPAGDEPDTPQGRKAPLHGPAGQPARPGGLAGPVKTPPTTRADIIRRAKEWVSAEVPYSMSTYWYDGYRQDCSGFVSKAWNLPGNEWTGSLHQFGTRITKEELQPGDILLFHNPSDPEKGSHVVIFGGWTDYTHTYYLVYEQTRPTTRRQPTPYAYWSNSDRYVPYRYKGLTAVTSGSVEQIGTSTGSGNRPGAGGATTTSFPGRLAFGPGANNPYVTQLGRLLVERGGARFYASGPGPRWSASDGWATLAFQQAQGWRGADADGIPGPSTWALLISGQGRNITFGQAPTTGSGSGGGIGGYPATGAAGAPAAASVSRVPAYPGRGMFRPGAQNAYVTQLGRQLAKKGFGKYYTTGPGPHWGEADRRGVEAFQRAQGWRGGAADGYPGPETWRRLFS
- a CDS encoding lytic polysaccharide monooxygenase auxiliary activity family 9 protein, with the translated sequence MRKKTKWYAAALGLTTAGAFVLTAGGASGHGYTDLPISRQKLCQNGSVTNCGDIQWEPQSVEGPKGFPASGAADGRICSANNTRFAQLDSPKTPSGGAWPATKVTGGQSYTFRWQFTAMHATTDFKYYVTKQGWNQNHNLARSDLNLTPFLTVPYGGQRPPSTLSHSGTLPSGLSGRHVIVAVWTVADTTNAFYACSDVTF
- a CDS encoding SPFH domain-containing protein; its protein translation is MNTTTSQTPESEGPSRPPRLIQNEVTTEIPVHLLFRDEPESRPVPLGAAVVGSRASTGEQPRLRRPTPAKPRPVAQVDPDLVERPARVLPGAAGVFAGMCGAAGCVAASWWAGVLPPHAAQALRLPGFAGAGLGPVQWAAYAGAGALGLFGFGGLARGRTGGAWVLGLFGRYRGTVRRTGLLWVNPLLLRRRVDVRLRHWRSEPMPAADGSGVALRVVTLVVWRVRDTARATLGVEDHETYLRECVEAALARIPVETPGAGRGSVEAAGEALTRRVAQDAGAIGLEVFSVRPLRIEYAPEVAAAMHRRRIAALDAQHRASVLTSVVDSVEDTVTRLTMRGLVELDDYERKALVKDLTVAFCSGRGEQGP
- a CDS encoding AMP-binding protein; its protein translation is MESVAELVAARWGDHRPGLWCQNPASLEDTVLTHHEVAAGAAARAALLADLLPSDGPPHLGVLLDNTPEFPLWLSAAALAGAAVAGINPTRRGPELARDILHTECRLLITEHTHLPLLRGLDLPGVRLLITGTPEYDDLLAPYADARPDPSRATPADRLLLYFTSGSTGAPKAAICTQGRLAAAGRSLAGQFSVRRDDVHYVCMPMFHGNAVIADWAPALAAGAGVALRRRFSASGFLADVRHYRATYFTYVGRAIQYVLATEPRPDDREHALRLGFGTEAGAVDAAAFERRFGVRLVEGYGSSEGGAAVQWSPGTPAGAVGRAAPGLVVLDQETRAECPPAVLDPAGRLLNGEEAIGELVNRGPNPFEGYWRNPAAEAERRRDDGEYWTGDLFYRDREGFLYFAGRTDDRLRVDSENLAAAMIENILARYEGAAAVAVYAVPDPVTGDQVMAALAGSFDPLGFAEFLLAQPDLGTKMAPRFVRVLERMPVTATNKIHRALLRREGIRCADPVWWRPPGKATYRRLTPEDAEGPLVSTRGPS